In Halodesulfovibrio aestuarii DSM 17919 = ATCC 29578, the genomic stretch CAGTACTATTACTGCGCTTCTCAACCACGCCGCAAAGACTAAAGCAAACGTCATCCACCCTATTTTAGATGACAGTCTTCTTACCCCGCTTCCTGAATTCCTGCACAAGACAGAAGGCAAGCGTGGACACCCCCCTTGTTTGCGGGCATCACTCAAATGCGAAATTCTGAAATACAATGGAGACGGCGGACTGGCCAAGTTATTAGACCAATATACGGATACCACCCATTACCTACCGGTTCTGGATAGTGGAATGTTACTGGATATGGATACACCTGAGGATTACGAAAAGCTGTGCCGCATACAGACACTCAGATCTGTTCCATCTGTTCAGGAGTGCTATGCTATATGGAATGCTGTTGCATTACCAACGCATATCCGAAATCACTCGCTTGCGGTAACAGAAGTTGCCCACCGTATTCTGGAGAAAATTCCCGACAATACTCCACTTTTTAAACAAACCGTCATCTCAGGGACACTGCTACACGATATTGCGAAGGGGGTACCGCAACACGCTAATGCCGGAGCCCGTATGATTACCGAACTCGGTTTTCCGGCAGTTGCACCTTGCATCGCAACACACTCAAAACTTTCCGCAACAGAAGGCGCTGTGACAGAAGCTGAACTCGTTTTTTTAGCAGATAAATTTATAGACGGCACTAGCAGATGCACGCTGGAACGACGGTACGAAGAAAAAATGGCATGCTACGCAGCCTCTCCGGAAGTTGTGAAGGCTATTCAACAAAAATTACTACAAGCTCAAGCTATCCTGCACAAAGCGGAATTAGCAACAGGTACCGATTTAACCGCATTACTCACCAAAGAAAAGCGGTCCTGAAATGCTTTACCTTATTCGTCACGGCGAAACAGTACTGCATAAAGGCACCTGTATAGGGCAAACAGACATCCCTCTGGCAGAAAATGGCATTACATACATATCCGAAAAAACACTCCCGCAATTGCTCGCCTTACGCCTTGAACAGCCGCGTATTGTTTCCAGTCCGTTACGCCGAACAATGCAGACCGCTGAAATTCTTGATAACAAACTGGAGACAGGAATTACTCAAGAGCCGTCCTTACGAGAAATAAACATGGGCACATGGGACGGACTTCCGTTCTCGGATATCAAAAAACGCTGGCCAGACGCATATGAGCAACGCGGTACAGACTTTGCCTATTTTCGGGCACCTATGGGTGAATCCTTTTTTGATGTCCAGCGACGAGCTCTGGAAATAATTCTCCCACTATGCCGTGAACCAGAGCCTGTTATTCTTGTAACCCACGCCGGCGTTATCCGCACCTTACTCTGTGCAGTTAACCAGACTCCCTTGCAAAATCTTTTCTCTTATAAACCTGCAACAGGTTCCATAACCTTAATCAGCAAGCAAGCGTTTCTAACAAACGAACTATGTCTGGAATAAGTTTTCAAACAAAAATCCCCCACCACAGAGAATATATGGCGGGGGATTTTTATACTGAAAGAAATTCCTGTAAGGCGGGTGTGCACTTTTGTGCCAGAGCATATCCTTCGTCATACAGTTCATATAACTGGCGCTGATTGCGGCAGACTCGTCCGACACCAAGAGTACTTTCAGGCCGAATCACAAAAACATCACCCCGTTTTTCCTTTGCTTCGATGGTTGCCAGTACATCGTTGTATTCTTCATGACGATGTTCCAGCACTCTGTTCAATTCAGGAAACTGTGGGTACCGCCATTTGCACAACAAAACCGATTTACTTGCGCGCTTTCGGTAGCCTGCTGGCTGTGTCAAAATCAGAACAGGCTTTTCGCCATGCTCAAGACACTGCTGCAAAGGAATGGGGTTCGCGATTCCGCCATCCATATATAGTACACCATTGTACTCCACCGGCTTAGCAATAAGCGGAAGGCTCGCTGATGCCCGCATGATTGTCAGTACATCATCTCTGCTTTCAAGCATGCTCTTCTCAAACATCACAGCATTGCCTGTATAACAGTCCGTTACACCTATCCAAAACTTAACGGAGTTATTCTTAAACGTTTCATAATCGATCGGTACAATATGCAACGGGATGTCACGGAAAATAAAATCCATCCCGAATAAATCCCCGCCTTTTAGTAAACGGATATAGCTAAGGTATCTGCTATCATTAACAAAACAAGTGTTTGTTATCCGGTTACGTTCCGGCTGCTTAGAAATAATATTTGCACCATTACAAGCTCCCATGGACACGCCATACAAGGAAGAAAACACAAAACACATGTCTGTAAAATGCCGTAAAACACCAGCAGAAAAATTACCGCGCAGGCCTCCTCCTTCAAGAACAAGCCCTGCAGCTGCATCTGATTGCACTAGCCATACCCTCCTAAGTAATCGCATCTACAACAACAAGATGTTGTCCGTCTCAAAGAAATATAGTCGAAAGTTCTTCAAGAGAATAGCAGCCAACGCTTATTTCTATCTCATAGAAATCATCTATACTTCTACAACTTTTTATCCACAACGTGACGAATGCAATAATTACAAAAAAAGCTCTTACATCTTCATGTAAGAGCTTTTCTACTTATAATGTTGAAATGACTTATATGTAGCTCACAGTTACGCCACCGTCCGCATCAACAAAGACAGTACAAAATAATACACTATCGTTGTTCACCCCAGAACAGTGCAATCACCTTTTCATTCGGGGCACGGCCAAGATACGATCCTGCAACGAAGGCACAAAGTGCTACTATCGTTGTAGGCACAATAGCATGGATACCGCCCATTGCCGGCTTCATAATACTAATTGTAATGAAGCTGGCAACACCAAACAGAATTGATGCTACAGCGCCCGTCGCGTTTGCACGTTTCCAGTAGAGTCCCAAAATGATCGGCCACAGGAATACAGCTTCCAGCCCGCCAAAGGCAAACAGGTTAATCCACACAAGCAAATCTGGTGGTTGAATAGCTGCCACAAAGACCAGCATTCCGATGACAGCAGTTGAAATCAAACTCATACGCTGAATGCTCACAGACGGCATCATAGAAGCATCGCCTTTAAGCCTGTAATGGACATACAAATCTTTAACAATCGCAGCGGAAACCAGCAAAAGCATAGAATCCACAGTGGACATAATTGCAGCAAGCGGTCCGGCAATAAAAACACCAGCCCAGAACGGTGAAAGTAACTCCATGATCAACGACGGCATGGCGAGGTCACCAGCCGGAAGATTTGGAAGAATAGCACGCCCTAACGCGCCGGAAAGATGCGCACAGAGAATAATAAATCCAATAATCAGCGTACCGATAATCATGGCATCATGCATTGCTCGGGAATCTTTATACCCCATGCAACGTTGAGTTGTCTGCGGCAAGCCTAGAATCCCCAATCCAACAAGAATCCATAAGGACAAGGTAAACGGCTGTGGAACAGCATTGCCCGGTCCGGTCGGAGTGATCAGTCCGGAATCAATGCCTTTAAGTGTGGTTATGCACTGCTCCATTCCTCCACCGGCATTGACAATAGCCAGCAGAATAACAACAACAGCCACAACCATAATGATACCCTGAATGGCATCCGTAATAACAACCGCCCGAAAACCACCCACAGCAGTATACAGAATGACCGTAACGCCAAACAGTACCAGTCCGACTATATACGGGTATCCAGTTACCGCCTGAAAAAGTCGTGCTCCGCCGATAAACTGGGCGAGCATCGCTGCCATAAAAAATATGAGTAAGGCAACTGAGCAGAGAATAACAACGGCATCGCTTTTATAGCGTGCACGCAAGAAATCTGTGATAGTCATTGAATTAGTTTTGCGGGCAATAATGGCAAAACGCTTGCCGAGCACACCAAGTGTAAGGAACGTGGTCGGCACTTGAATCATGGCAAGAAATACCCAGCTCAACCCATAGCGGTATGCAACACCAGGGCCACCGACAAAACTACTTGCGCTTGTGTAGCTCGCGATAATGGTCATAGCGAGAACAAAGCCTCCCATAGAGCGACCACCGATAAAATAGTCCTCCATGAACCCCTGAGAAGACTTAGATGCTGCTTTATTACGCGCCCAAAGGGCAACCGCAAATGAAAGTGCCAGATACAGCACTACAGGAATGATTGTAATCAACGCATTACTCATGCGATATTTCCTTTATTAGAATCCACGGCGTGCTGTCCGCTGTCGTCAGTGCCAGAAATCTCATCGTCAAGCGGCACTTCTTTAAAAAAGAAACGGACTATTCCCCAAAGAAAAATCGTAATAAGAGGATACCCGACTATGCAGCTGTAAAAAAACCACGCAGGCATGCCCCATACATACGAGTACTGCTCCGGATCACCGTCACCCATTCCATATCCGAAAATGAACCACCAGATAAAATACAGTGCGTACGCTCCCAAAGAGAACAATGCCTCCTTGTTAGCCTGAGCAAAACGCCAGTCCTGTTTCTGTTTATTCATATAATACACCTGTACATTTTTTTACCCCGCAAGCAGCAAGGCTTTACAAAAAGCAATCAATACTAAAAAGCTCTCAACAACGCGTTACAACGCTGCCGCTTTCAATAAGTGAAGGCTCAAAAATGGCTTTACGGTTCTGTCCATTTTGAGCTTCACACATGCTCTTACAATATTCATTTAAGAGGTAGATAACATCCAATTGCTTGCTGCCTTCTGCCCTAAAGTACATAAGAAAACAAGTCATCGGGCAGTGTTTTCATCTCTTGGAACTAAGCAAGACTTCACAAGAGCATACCACAATAACTGCATCGCTTTTTTTCATTTCCCGACAACGCAAAAAAGCTCCTGCGTGAATGTGCAGGAGCTTTTTATTCTATTTTTTTACATAACAGATGATTGAATCAGAAACATCAAATGCTGAAGATTTAGATCACATAACAGCTTTACATTATATCAAAGCGCCTTACTCCAAACATTCATGCTTTCAATCCCTTCCGCAATACAAGTATTGTTCGGTAATCTTCCACAATACCTATATCCTGCTCTTGCAAACGTTATATTCATTCCCGGCGAGACAGCTCTAGCAATAGTATACGCAGTTTTAATACCCATAGTGCGCATGTAAGACTCCATCTCGGTCAATAAACAGGAAGCAAGGCCGTTGCCTCTATGGGGCGGAAGTGTCGCAAAATCTGTCATCTCAGCGTTCCCCATACTGGCATCTACTTCCGCAGATGATACCGCAACAAGCTGTTCCCTGAAATGTACTCCGAAGTAGTAAGTCTCTTCAAGCATAGTCTGTTCAATAAAAGCGGCATCATGTACCGGGAAAGGATACTTTTTAAAAACTTGCTGAAAAACATTTATCATCTCTGGAATGTCATTCTTCTTCAATGTGGTTATTGTGTATCCTTCAGGTAACCTCTTGGATATATTGTTTGCTTTTTCCTCCGCTAGTGCACGCACGCTTTCAAACGTAGTCTCTAAAATTTCATTGCGTCTTTCTGGCTCGAAGTATCTGGCAACAAAAACTCCGTCACCTTTATGGGCATACATATCTGGAACACGGGCTTCCTCCTCAAAGCTCTGTGCTGTAAAAGCATCAAGCATTGTTTCAGGAACCTTTGCGATAACCTTTGAGTATCCTTCAGCTACAGCGATATCAGACAGACTTCGGGCAGCAATATCTGGCGAACCACCTAACTTAAGCAAGTAAGCTCTGTTGCTACTATGCCCATGCTGAATAGTATTACCCATTACTGACACCACTCTATCAAGCTGCATCGTCTCTCCTGTCCATACGTTCATTTTCTTTCGGCGTCAGGCTCAATGTGTCATCCCAGTCGCACAAAAGCTTTTCAATACCGATAGCCTTTTCACAACCATCATCTTCTTTAAGGGCAAGAGTGCAGTTGTTGCATTTTCTATCGCAATAATGAGAGTCATAACTTTCTGGCTCATTATATGTAGTGATTACACCTTCATAATTCCTGAGCACCACTTTGTGCGTTCCCCAGGAAACAATGTAGTTTGGCATAACAGGAATCTTACCGCCACCACCTGGAGCATCCACAACATACGTTGGTACAGAGAAGCCCGAGGTGTGTCCCCGCAAGCTTTCAATAATCTCAATTCCTTTACTGACAGGCGTACGGAAATGAGTAAGTCCTTCTGACAAATCGCACTGGTACAAATAATAAGGACGCACCCTGTTTTTAACCAACTTTTGATTCAAAGTGCGGATCAACCGCTGGCAATCGTTGACTCCTGCTAATAAAACACTTTGGTTGCCCATAGGAATGCCCGCATCCGCCAACATTGCAAGTGCCTTTCGCGAAGAAGCAGTCATTTCTCTCGGGTGGTTGAAATGGGTATTTAACCAGAGAGGATGGTGAGTTTTCAGCATCTCAACAAGATCAGTCGTAATTCGCTGAGGAAGCACAACCGGCATTCGTGTTCCAATACGTACCACCTCTACGTGTTCAATGGCGTCCAGTTCTCCCAACAGCCAATCAAGTCTCTCATCCGATAGCATGAACGGATCACCGCCGGAGAGCAACACGTCCCGTACACGCGGTGTATTACGAATGTATTCAAGTCCCATTTCCATTTGTTTACGATCAGGAATAAAATCCGTATCGCCAACTTTGCGCTTTCGCGTGCAATGTCTGCAATACATTGAACAGAGGTTACTAACATGAAAGAGTACCCGATCAGGATACCTGTGTGTAATCCCCGGAACAGGGCTGTCTTTCTCCTCATGCAGAGGATCAGCCATATCGTGCTCAAAGACATCCAATTCACGTTCAGAAGGAAAACACTGCCTGAAAACAGGGTCATTTTCATAATCATCTGCTTCGATAAGGGACAGATAGTAAGGAGTAATAGAGATTGGGAACTGCTGTGCAGTCGCCTCGTAAGCCGCCCGCTGCTCATCTGTAAAAGTTATTCCAAGCAATCTTTCAAATGTCTTAACATCGCGAATACTGTGTTGAATATGCCATTTCCAGTCATGCCATCGCGAAGAGGGGCCTTTTTCATCAAGTCCATGAACAAAAGCTTTTTGCTGGGCATTAAGTGGAGTCATGTATAATCCTTGTATTGTTAAATAGGGTAACTATAAAATCGAATGGTTACAACGTCAGTAAAAGAATATGGACTGCTATGAACTTTAAAAGCAAGATATAGAAAAAGAGAAAAAGCAAAAAGTATCCATAGTACTAAGAACACAACATTGAAATTTGATAGCTTTGAGTTACTATCCACTTTCTTTATCCTCGCATAAGATTCTTTTAAAACATGCAATCTGTGACGCATCACTGTAATCCGATACTCAACATACATTATGCAGAACAAAACAAAAGGGGACGGTTTGGGGACTTATCGGGGATAAGCCCATACCTGAAATAAAAAAAGCTCTTACACGTACGCGCAAGAGCTTAATTTACTTGACATATTAAAGAGAAAATTCCCCTTAGCTGTAAAAATTTGATGTAATCAACTGGGGACGGCTCTTCCTTTAACCGTCTAAGGGACAGACATTACAAAAGACATCGGACGCCCCCCAAGCACCACAAGCAATGTCCGCATGGAACAGTTGTGCCGTAACAATCCATTTCGAATGGATCATTGCGTCCAGTCACGTCAACACAAGGAACAACGGAACAATTTGTACAATATGGATATTCATATTTCAAAACTTGCTCACGGAAGTTTCGGTACTCGTCACTATTCCAGATCTTGAGAATAGAAGAAGTCAAAACGTTACCGAACGTTCGAGGAGTCACCTTTTTAATATCACCATCCATAAAACATGAATATTCATGCCATAAGAAATAACATGGATGAACCTCTCCATCCGGAGTTATATGAGCAACACCTTGTTCGACAAAATCGCACTTTCTCTCATAGGCCGCCGAAATTGGTGGTAACGTAATATCCACATTATACTTTGCAGCAACGGCTCGCGCTTTCTCAAAAATAGTTACAAGCCATTCCTGTTCAGTACGCTTTTCGTCTGTGGTCCATTGCATAAGATTGGACAAATGCATGGGAATCCCCTTAGCCAGAGCAGCCTTCACATGCTCATTAACAAATGTAACAAGCCGTTTTTCATCTTCTGTCTTCTTAACCATCCAGAGCACTTCGAAATATCTTCCAAGATCAAGCCCACGCTCTTCTGCTTCTGCCAGCCAACGCTCATACTCTGCTAAGGACTGTTCGGTGTTCGGATTAAATAATTCCTGTTCTGCCATACTCTCACCATATGGAAGCATATGTGTAACCAGAGCAAATTCCGCCCCTTGTTCGGCTGCCCATTTCAAAGAGTATGGAAGTGAAGCGGCATTATCGCGCATTATAACAAACTCTACGCCAACCGATACATTGCGTTCCATAGCCTCGGAAGCACGCTGTATATATTCAAATGCATGTGTAATCCGCCCGACATCTTCACCACCATGAAATACACCCTGCTCGCCAACCATATCAACAGATATACAAATTCGATCCAAGCCCGCCGCAACAAGCTTCTTTGCAAGCTCAAACGTTAACAACATGCCGTTTGTTTGAAAGCTAATAACGGCATCCGGTGCCATCAATTCCCGAGCCCGCCTGATCATAGGAACAAGTTTTTTAGCCAGCAGAGGTTCACCAATACCATTCAAAAGTAGTGTCTTGAGGTATGGGAACGCAGGCTCCAGCTTATGAAAAACCTCCATGGACATATCCACTTCTGGAATTCGTGCTCCCTTAACCTGTTTTACACACATTGAGCACCGCAAATTGCATCTGGTGGTTGTCTCGACATACAGTTTTGAAGGATACATATCCTGTGAAATATTCATCTCTCTGCTCGCGCTTTTCTATTCGACCTTGCTTTAACTATTTTTTTTCTGACAAACGTACCCCTGACACAAAATCGCGATTACTCGCCATGCATAAAGGCTTAAACATAGACTGGAAACGAGAAAAGCTCACATCTATCCCAATGACACTTCTCCATTCCATGAAATACCTCAGTAGCAGAAAAACTTCACACTTGCGACTATGCGCCTAACAACGTCAATCGAATTCAGCATCGTACAGCAAAGGCTGAACCACCACCTGCCTTCTCAATCCAACTACCAAACAAACCAAATAAATATAGCCTTCGGCAACTCCACATTGCAGTCTCAAAAGGTCATTATCGACAGGTACGACAACGAAAGCAGTATCCTTTTAAAAACGTTGTGACCTGCCCAAAAATACCGCACTGTACAATCATAAAAGTTTATCTTTTCAAAGTGTTATATCACATATACTATTATTCTCTCTAAGCAATCCCTTACCTTGCCATAGATCTACAACATAAAAATATCAGGAGGAGTCATGTATCCAATTCCACATCGTTCCAAAACACAACGTCATCTTCTAGCCGTCGGACTCTTAATGATTCTCATTCTGTGCATATCTTCCTTTGCACAGGCCTCCGATCCACTTCCATCGTGGAACAACGGACTCGTAAAAACAAAAATTATTCAATTTGTTTGTGATGTCACAAATACGAACAGTGAAAACTATGTTGCTCCCAAAGAGCGTGTCGCTGTATTCGATAATGACGGAACGTTATGGGTTGAACAGCCAATATCTACACAGACCGTTTTCACCTATGACCAAATCAAAAAGCTGGCACCGCAACACCCTGAATGGAAGACCATGCAACCCTTCAAGGCTGTACTGGAAGGAAACATGTCAGCAGTAAGCTCTTTCGGTACAAAGGGTTTTATTAAAATGATAGTGACAACACATTCCGGCATGACGGCCACGGAATTCACCAATGAGGTCAACGAATGGATATCAAAAGCAAAACATCCACGCTTTAAATGCTTGTACACAAACTTGGTTTACCAACCGCAATTAGAGCTGCTGACATTTCTGCGCGCTAACGGATTCAAAACATATATTATTTCCGGTAGCAGCATGGCGTTCATGCG encodes the following:
- a CDS encoding DVU_1551 family NTP transferase produces the protein MLRAYGILLAAGYSSRMGRCKPTLHLGDKTTLQTLADAFIQAGVTPIVVTGYASEKIEQECKRLNLQAVYNANFDDGMFSSVQTGCNALPDDADIFFITPVDIPLIRSSTITALLNHAAKTKANVIHPILDDSLLTPLPEFLHKTEGKRGHPPCLRASLKCEILKYNGDGGLAKLLDQYTDTTHYLPVLDSGMLLDMDTPEDYEKLCRIQTLRSVPSVQECYAIWNAVALPTHIRNHSLAVTEVAHRILEKIPDNTPLFKQTVISGTLLHDIAKGVPQHANAGARMITELGFPAVAPCIATHSKLSATEGAVTEAELVFLADKFIDGTSRCTLERRYEEKMACYAASPEVVKAIQQKLLQAQAILHKAELATGTDLTALLTKEKRS
- a CDS encoding histidine phosphatase family protein, which codes for MLYLIRHGETVLHKGTCIGQTDIPLAENGITYISEKTLPQLLALRLEQPRIVSSPLRRTMQTAEILDNKLETGITQEPSLREINMGTWDGLPFSDIKKRWPDAYEQRGTDFAYFRAPMGESFFDVQRRALEIILPLCREPEPVILVTHAGVIRTLLCAVNQTPLQNLFSYKPATGSITLISKQAFLTNELCLE
- a CDS encoding patatin-like phospholipase family protein, whose protein sequence is MQSDAAAGLVLEGGGLRGNFSAGVLRHFTDMCFVFSSLYGVSMGACNGANIISKQPERNRITNTCFVNDSRYLSYIRLLKGGDLFGMDFIFRDIPLHIVPIDYETFKNNSVKFWIGVTDCYTGNAVMFEKSMLESRDDVLTIMRASASLPLIAKPVEYNGVLYMDGGIANPIPLQQCLEHGEKPVLILTQPAGYRKRASKSVLLCKWRYPQFPELNRVLEHRHEEYNDVLATIEAKEKRGDVFVIRPESTLGVGRVCRNQRQLYELYDEGYALAQKCTPALQEFLSV
- the panF gene encoding sodium/pantothenate symporter codes for the protein MSNALITIIPVVLYLALSFAVALWARNKAASKSSQGFMEDYFIGGRSMGGFVLAMTIIASYTSASSFVGGPGVAYRYGLSWVFLAMIQVPTTFLTLGVLGKRFAIIARKTNSMTITDFLRARYKSDAVVILCSVALLIFFMAAMLAQFIGGARLFQAVTGYPYIVGLVLFGVTVILYTAVGGFRAVVITDAIQGIIMVVAVVVILLAIVNAGGGMEQCITTLKGIDSGLITPTGPGNAVPQPFTLSLWILVGLGILGLPQTTQRCMGYKDSRAMHDAMIIGTLIIGFIILCAHLSGALGRAILPNLPAGDLAMPSLIMELLSPFWAGVFIAGPLAAIMSTVDSMLLLVSAAIVKDLYVHYRLKGDASMMPSVSIQRMSLISTAVIGMLVFVAAIQPPDLLVWINLFAFGGLEAVFLWPIILGLYWKRANATGAVASILFGVASFITISIMKPAMGGIHAIVPTTIVALCAFVAGSYLGRAPNEKVIALFWGEQR
- a CDS encoding YhdT family protein, translated to MNKQKQDWRFAQANKEALFSLGAYALYFIWWFIFGYGMGDGDPEQYSYVWGMPAWFFYSCIVGYPLITIFLWGIVRFFFKEVPLDDEISGTDDSGQHAVDSNKGNIA
- the ablB gene encoding putative beta-lysine N-acetyltransferase: MQLDRVVSVMGNTIQHGHSSNRAYLLKLGGSPDIAARSLSDIAVAEGYSKVIAKVPETMLDAFTAQSFEEEARVPDMYAHKGDGVFVARYFEPERRNEILETTFESVRALAEEKANNISKRLPEGYTITTLKKNDIPEMINVFQQVFKKYPFPVHDAAFIEQTMLEETYYFGVHFREQLVAVSSAEVDASMGNAEMTDFATLPPHRGNGLASCLLTEMESYMRTMGIKTAYTIARAVSPGMNITFARAGYRYCGRLPNNTCIAEGIESMNVWSKAL
- the ablA gene encoding lysine 2,3-aminomutase; the encoded protein is MTPLNAQQKAFVHGLDEKGPSSRWHDWKWHIQHSIRDVKTFERLLGITFTDEQRAAYEATAQQFPISITPYYLSLIEADDYENDPVFRQCFPSERELDVFEHDMADPLHEEKDSPVPGITHRYPDRVLFHVSNLCSMYCRHCTRKRKVGDTDFIPDRKQMEMGLEYIRNTPRVRDVLLSGGDPFMLSDERLDWLLGELDAIEHVEVVRIGTRMPVVLPQRITTDLVEMLKTHHPLWLNTHFNHPREMTASSRKALAMLADAGIPMGNQSVLLAGVNDCQRLIRTLNQKLVKNRVRPYYLYQCDLSEGLTHFRTPVSKGIEIIESLRGHTSGFSVPTYVVDAPGGGGKIPVMPNYIVSWGTHKVVLRNYEGVITTYNEPESYDSHYCDRKCNNCTLALKEDDGCEKAIGIEKLLCDWDDTLSLTPKENERMDRRDDAA
- a CDS encoding radical SAM/SPASM family putative metalloenzyme maturase: MNISQDMYPSKLYVETTTRCNLRCSMCVKQVKGARIPEVDMSMEVFHKLEPAFPYLKTLLLNGIGEPLLAKKLVPMIRRARELMAPDAVISFQTNGMLLTFELAKKLVAAGLDRICISVDMVGEQGVFHGGEDVGRITHAFEYIQRASEAMERNVSVGVEFVIMRDNAASLPYSLKWAAEQGAEFALVTHMLPYGESMAEQELFNPNTEQSLAEYERWLAEAEERGLDLGRYFEVLWMVKKTEDEKRLVTFVNEHVKAALAKGIPMHLSNLMQWTTDEKRTEQEWLVTIFEKARAVAAKYNVDITLPPISAAYERKCDFVEQGVAHITPDGEVHPCYFLWHEYSCFMDGDIKKVTPRTFGNVLTSSILKIWNSDEYRNFREQVLKYEYPYCTNCSVVPCVDVTGRNDPFEMDCYGTTVPCGHCLWCLGGVRCLL
- a CDS encoding HAD family hydrolase; the protein is MYPIPHRSKTQRHLLAVGLLMILILCISSFAQASDPLPSWNNGLVKTKIIQFVCDVTNTNSENYVAPKERVAVFDNDGTLWVEQPISTQTVFTYDQIKKLAPQHPEWKTMQPFKAVLEGNMSAVSSFGTKGFIKMIVTTHSGMTATEFTNEVNEWISKAKHPRFKCLYTNLVYQPQLELLTFLRANGFKTYIISGSSMAFMRPWTEKAYGIPPEQVVGSSVVTEFRIVDNKPVIIRLPKNNFTDNRAGKPIGIYQHIGRRPIFAFGNADADMQMIQYTKAGKGKRLGLFIHHTDAKREYAYDRKSNIGRLDKVLDMASSNDWIIVDMKKDWGQIFPTPK